The proteins below are encoded in one region of Pseudonocardia sp. DSM 110487:
- a CDS encoding arylsulfatase, translated as MTQPFRGVVNLDIRDSVPDWGPYQQPTAPPGTPNVVFIVLDDVGFGALSCYGGMIETPNIDRIADNGLRYTQWHTTALCSPTRACLLTGRNHTTNGMACITEGAVGFPNGNGHIPPQCATLAEMLIERGFSTAAVGKWHLTAEDEMNLASTKRNWPVGRGFERFYGFLGAETSQWYPDLVHDNHPTDPPATPEQGYHLSVDLTDKAIEFIDDVKAIAPDRPVFLYYAPGCAHAPHHVPGEWVQRYRGRFDVGYERARETILARQKELGVVPAGTDLPPINPIGTADIRSGPDDLPFPALDYTKPWAGLSADEQRLFARMAEVYAGFLSHADAQIGRLLDYLAEIGQLDNTIIMLVSDNGASGEGGPNGSVNEMKFFNGIPDDMASNMAMLDELGGPKTYNHYPTGWAMAFNTPFKMWKRYSFNGGTCDPCIISWPAGMGGRGGLRDQYHHAIDLVPTVLDCLGIAQPDSVKGFTQVPVQGVSMRYSFDTATIPTARNTQFYSMLGTRALWHDGWKAVTTHPAISGWGHFAQDTWELYNTETDRSELHDIAAEHPEKLADLIGLWFYEAGVNHAFPLDDRSALEIFLSPRPQQVAPRARYVYRPGGAEIPESVAVNLRNRAYTIGAHVDIPQPGARGVLFSHGSRFGGHALYVKDNRLCYVYNFVGQNEQKIVATEDLPIGENQLLSASFDKSGEQPKGVAQGTLSLYYGDRLVGEGKIQTQPGKFSLAGEGLNVGRDTGEPVTADYPGTAPWAFSGGTLHRVAVDVSGQPYIDLEREAAAMLARE; from the coding sequence ATGACCCAGCCATTTCGCGGTGTGGTGAACCTGGACATTCGGGACTCGGTGCCGGACTGGGGGCCGTACCAGCAGCCAACAGCCCCGCCGGGCACGCCGAACGTGGTGTTCATCGTGCTCGACGATGTCGGGTTCGGCGCGTTGAGCTGTTACGGCGGAATGATCGAGACCCCGAACATCGACCGGATCGCGGACAACGGGCTCCGCTACACCCAGTGGCACACCACGGCGCTGTGCTCACCGACCCGCGCGTGTCTGTTGACCGGGCGCAACCACACGACGAACGGGATGGCCTGCATCACCGAGGGGGCGGTCGGCTTCCCGAACGGCAACGGCCACATCCCGCCGCAGTGCGCGACCCTGGCCGAGATGCTGATCGAACGCGGGTTCAGCACGGCGGCGGTCGGCAAATGGCATCTCACCGCCGAGGACGAGATGAACCTGGCCTCGACCAAGCGGAACTGGCCGGTCGGGCGCGGCTTCGAGCGCTTCTACGGGTTTCTCGGAGCCGAGACCAGCCAGTGGTATCCCGACCTGGTCCACGACAACCACCCGACGGATCCCCCCGCCACGCCGGAGCAGGGCTACCACCTCAGCGTCGACCTCACCGACAAGGCGATCGAGTTCATCGACGACGTCAAGGCGATCGCTCCGGACCGCCCGGTGTTCCTGTACTACGCGCCCGGTTGTGCGCACGCCCCGCACCACGTTCCGGGGGAGTGGGTGCAGCGGTACCGCGGCCGGTTCGACGTCGGCTACGAGCGGGCCCGGGAGACCATCCTGGCCAGGCAGAAGGAGTTGGGCGTCGTCCCGGCGGGCACGGACCTGCCGCCGATCAACCCGATCGGAACGGCGGACATCCGGAGCGGTCCGGACGATCTGCCGTTCCCGGCGCTGGACTACACGAAGCCATGGGCCGGCCTCTCCGCCGACGAGCAGCGGCTGTTCGCCCGGATGGCAGAGGTGTACGCCGGGTTCCTCTCCCACGCCGACGCGCAGATCGGGCGGCTGCTGGACTACCTGGCCGAGATCGGCCAGCTCGACAACACGATCATCATGCTGGTCTCGGACAACGGGGCCAGCGGGGAAGGCGGCCCGAACGGCTCCGTCAACGAGATGAAGTTCTTCAACGGGATCCCCGACGACATGGCCTCCAACATGGCCATGCTCGACGAGCTGGGTGGCCCGAAGACCTACAACCACTACCCGACCGGGTGGGCGATGGCGTTCAACACGCCGTTCAAGATGTGGAAGCGGTACTCCTTCAACGGCGGCACGTGCGACCCGTGCATCATCTCCTGGCCCGCGGGCATGGGCGGCCGGGGTGGGCTCCGAGACCAGTACCACCACGCCATCGACCTCGTGCCGACGGTGCTGGACTGCCTCGGGATCGCCCAACCCGACTCGGTCAAGGGATTCACCCAGGTGCCGGTCCAGGGCGTGAGCATGCGCTACAGCTTCGACACGGCCACCATCCCCACGGCCAGGAACACGCAGTTCTACTCGATGCTGGGCACCCGCGCGCTGTGGCACGACGGGTGGAAGGCCGTCACCACCCACCCGGCGATCAGCGGCTGGGGCCACTTCGCGCAGGACACATGGGAGCTCTACAACACCGAGACCGACCGCTCCGAGCTGCACGACATCGCCGCCGAGCATCCGGAGAAGCTCGCCGACCTGATCGGGCTGTGGTTCTACGAGGCCGGCGTCAACCACGCATTCCCGCTCGACGACCGGTCCGCCCTGGAAATCTTCCTCTCGCCCCGCCCGCAGCAGGTGGCCCCGCGCGCCCGCTACGTCTACCGGCCCGGCGGCGCCGAGATTCCCGAGTCGGTCGCGGTCAACCTCCGCAACCGGGCCTACACCATCGGTGCGCATGTGGACATTCCGCAGCCGGGCGCGCGGGGCGTGCTGTTCTCCCATGGCAGCCGGTTCGGCGGCCACGCGCTGTACGTCAAGGACAACCGGCTGTGCTACGTCTACAACTTCGTCGGACAGAACGAGCAGAAGATCGTTGCCACCGAGGATCTACCCATCGGTGAGAACCAGCTCCTGTCCGCCAGCTTCGACAAGTCCGGCGAGCAGCCCAAGGGCGTCGCGCAGGGAACCCTTTCCCTGTACTACGGCGACCGCCTCGTCGGCGAAGGGAAGATCCAGACCCAACCCGGCAAGTTCTCCCTCGCCGGTGAGGGCCTCAACGTCGGCCGCGACACCGGCGAGCCCGTCACCGCCGACTATCCAGGCACCGCGCCGTGGGCATTCAGCGGTGGCACCCTGCACCGCGTGGCCGTGGATGTCAGCGGGCAGCCCTACATCGACCTGGAACGCGAAGCGGCTGCCATGCTCGCCCGCGAATAG
- a CDS encoding SHOCT domain-containing protein, giving the protein MPLWDVIVSIFWFMILFTWIWLLISIFGDIFRDHELSGWGKALWILFLVVVPWLGALVYLIARGRSMNERARAQAQRNEQAFGQYVRETAGAGTTSTADELTKLAGLRDRGTISAEEFEQAKAKVLSHGPVQAAQARRDQQAAASTT; this is encoded by the coding sequence ATGCCTTTGTGGGACGTGATCGTATCCATCTTCTGGTTCATGATTCTCTTCACGTGGATATGGCTGCTGATCTCGATTTTCGGCGACATCTTCCGGGACCACGAGCTGTCCGGCTGGGGCAAGGCGCTCTGGATCCTGTTCTTGGTCGTTGTGCCTTGGCTGGGTGCCCTCGTCTACCTGATCGCTCGCGGCCGCTCGATGAACGAGCGCGCTCGGGCTCAGGCCCAGCGCAACGAGCAGGCGTTCGGGCAGTACGTCCGGGAGACCGCCGGGGCCGGCACGACGAGCACGGCCGACGAACTCACCAAGCTCGCCGGCCTGCGAGACCGGGGCACGATCTCGGCCGAGGAGTTCGAGCAGGCCAAGGCCAAGGTACTGAGCCACGGCCCGGTGCAGGCTGCTCAGGCGCGCCGCGACCAGCAAGCGGCCGCCTCCACCACGTGA
- a CDS encoding NUDIX domain-containing protein codes for MTRTDVAAGSGRTGLRAVRRVHFRDPEAPAATVVTPSVFVAVREEQGHLLLVRRRDSGAWELPGGRVDVGESAVEAAVRETAEEAGLRVRITGLVGLFTDPAHVVEAAMGDEIRQQFVLCFHGWAVWGRPHPDGHETIDAAWFAPAAVEALTLEPGARRWIHHALAGASEPHLE; via the coding sequence ATGACGCGGACGGACGTGGCGGCTGGGAGCGGGCGGACCGGCCTCAGGGCCGTCCGGAGGGTGCATTTCCGTGACCCCGAGGCCCCGGCGGCCACCGTCGTGACGCCGTCGGTATTCGTTGCGGTTCGCGAGGAGCAGGGCCATCTGCTGCTGGTGAGACGCCGCGACAGCGGTGCGTGGGAGCTGCCCGGGGGCCGCGTCGATGTCGGGGAGAGCGCCGTCGAGGCGGCGGTGCGCGAGACGGCTGAGGAGGCGGGCCTGCGGGTGCGGATCACCGGGCTGGTCGGGTTGTTCACCGACCCGGCACACGTTGTCGAGGCGGCGATGGGCGACGAGATCCGCCAGCAGTTCGTGTTGTGCTTCCACGGCTGGGCCGTGTGGGGACGTCCCCACCCCGACGGGCACGAGACCATCGACGCCGCTTGGTTCGCCCCCGCCGCCGTCGAGGCGCTGACGCTCGAGCCCGGGGCCCGCCGGTGGATCCACCACGCGCTCGCCGGGGCGAGCGAGCCACACCTCGAATGA
- a CDS encoding DUF2252 domain-containing protein: MTQVTPRRGRSRRADEGPRPTREQRVALGRAARAEVPRSSHAEFTPGAQRPDPVTLLEGQGAARVPELLPIRYGRMAVSAFTYFRGAALPMANDLEGTPRTGLTVQACGDAHLANFGLFASPERKLVFDINDFDETLPGPWEWDVKRLAASLEIAGRDNGFATKERRAIVLAAVSAYRSAMRDFAGRTSLEVWYAHIDESAIQKRFARDLSAQRRRVLARGLAKARTKDNLGALDRFVGVDGGRPRIIGDPPLIVPLRDLSGVALDPAEAERQLRGVLDSYRTTLEPERRALLDQYQLVDFARKVVGVGSVGTRSWMAFLVGDDELDPLFLQAKEAGPSVLEGFAGRSEYDNAGQRVVVGQRLMQAVSDIFLGWVRVQGFDGQTRDFYLRQLRDWKGSAEIGEMVPTGMRAYGELCGWTLARAHARTGDRVAIAAYLGSGPAFDQAIRDFAAVYADRNERDHRSLVDAIASGRISAESGL; this comes from the coding sequence ATGACCCAGGTGACACCGCGACGCGGCCGGTCCCGGCGGGCCGACGAGGGGCCCCGCCCGACCCGGGAACAGCGGGTGGCGCTGGGGAGGGCGGCCCGGGCGGAGGTGCCGAGGTCCAGCCACGCGGAGTTCACACCAGGGGCCCAACGGCCCGACCCGGTGACGTTGCTGGAGGGCCAAGGTGCCGCTCGCGTGCCTGAGCTCCTGCCCATCCGGTACGGGCGGATGGCCGTCTCCGCCTTCACCTACTTCCGGGGCGCCGCCCTGCCCATGGCGAACGATCTCGAGGGCACCCCGCGGACCGGGCTCACCGTCCAGGCCTGCGGCGACGCCCACCTGGCCAACTTCGGGCTGTTCGCCTCGCCCGAGCGGAAGCTCGTCTTCGACATCAACGACTTCGACGAGACCCTGCCCGGGCCGTGGGAGTGGGACGTCAAGCGGCTCGCCGCCAGTCTGGAGATCGCCGGGCGGGACAACGGGTTCGCCACCAAGGAACGCAGGGCGATCGTCCTTGCGGCGGTGTCGGCGTACCGCAGCGCGATGCGGGACTTCGCCGGGCGCACCTCGCTCGAGGTCTGGTATGCCCACATCGACGAGTCCGCCATTCAGAAAAGATTCGCTCGGGACCTCAGCGCGCAGCGCCGCCGCGTGCTCGCGCGCGGCCTCGCCAAGGCGAGGACCAAGGACAACCTGGGGGCGCTCGACCGCTTCGTCGGCGTCGACGGCGGACGGCCGCGGATCATCGGTGACCCGCCGCTGATCGTGCCCCTACGCGACCTCTCGGGCGTGGCGCTGGACCCGGCCGAGGCGGAGCGACAGCTGCGCGGCGTGCTCGACTCCTACCGGACGACGCTGGAACCGGAGCGGCGGGCGCTGCTGGACCAGTATCAGCTCGTGGACTTCGCCCGCAAGGTCGTCGGCGTCGGCAGCGTGGGCACCCGTTCCTGGATGGCGTTCCTCGTCGGCGACGACGAGCTTGACCCGCTGTTCCTGCAGGCCAAGGAGGCGGGCCCGTCGGTGTTGGAGGGGTTCGCCGGACGTAGCGAGTACGACAACGCGGGCCAGCGGGTCGTCGTCGGGCAGCGGCTCATGCAGGCGGTGAGTGACATCTTCCTCGGCTGGGTCCGCGTACAGGGGTTCGACGGACAGACCAGGGACTTCTACCTGCGGCAGCTGCGGGACTGGAAGGGCTCGGCCGAGATCGGCGAGATGGTCCCGACGGGCATGCGGGCGTACGGCGAGCTGTGCGGCTGGACCCTCGCCCGTGCGCACGCCCGCACCGGGGATCGCGTCGCGATCGCTGCCTACCTCGGCTCCGGTCCGGCATTCGATCAGGCCATCCGGGATTTCGCCGCCGTCTACGCCGACCGGAACGAGCGCGATCACCGGTCGCTGGTGGACGCCATCGCGTCCGGGCGGATCAGCGCCGAATCCGGCCTGTAG
- a CDS encoding LuxR C-terminal-related transcriptional regulator: MAPVPHAKITIPPLPPGFVVRTALRAALDAGATTDVTLVCAPAGYGKTLLLADWSRASTAADTAWVSLGRDDNDPRRLWASIVAALAAGPSVPGSSRLHDRWAWRVDAQPEFLAELVDAVEAVPRPIRLILDDVHELVDPEAQHGVQILTRSHPAGMQLVLSSRLDPPLSLPRLRLAGRLRELRAAQLRFSLPETAALLEKSGLCLVPAQVALLHQRTGGWAAGLRLAAFGVATSTDRDGFLTQFSGDERSVADYLVGEVLSDLPEDVQEFLRVISISELVPTGLAAELSGREDAGSVLDGLEHRTSLLSPIGRQRDAYTVQELLRTHLLADLRRQGLKRAAELHGVAARWWAGRPEPVQALDHAAQSHDSELLADLLHRFAVPLILAGDHEPLRRALASAGGQAVATDPWLALTSAVAHLEAGELPAARGDLRRARQSWTADGPAELAVLRAVAEQLTAGVVEPAASSPSPAIGVIDELPVEPELEALARLSRGTARLERDDRAGAREEFEAALLLSRSHGFDYLTMQCLALLGAVAGATGDIQTMRTMSIEAAAAAVEHGWECSAWSGAATAMLAYSALLRTEIAEAERLATEGLAVGAATSPPQLRFALQAVHGAASFDRGDRAGGLAELQQARSEFGDLPAGPEQVAALAMLEFHAALLLGHSAAARTVLGWLANRTGENGELLMMRAWADAASSRGEHARSLLRPVLEGATTALLPQSLVEAWLLETSLAVTAGERPAARRALQSALALAEPLDALRPFTHAGPGIRELLVHQHGSFGASDAFAERALAAGVGHGTRQVLLSERELTVLGLLPSLLSLDEIAADLTVSVNTVKSHVRSIYTKLGVSSRRLAVLSAHEHGLLRSVRRDDVSARSYRPDSALIRPDAMASTSDR, from the coding sequence GTGGCACCCGTTCCGCACGCCAAGATCACGATTCCGCCGCTTCCTCCGGGGTTCGTTGTGCGGACGGCTCTCCGTGCGGCCCTCGATGCGGGCGCGACCACTGACGTGACGCTCGTCTGCGCCCCCGCCGGTTACGGCAAGACTCTGCTGCTGGCGGACTGGTCGCGCGCGAGCACGGCGGCGGACACCGCGTGGGTGAGCCTCGGCCGCGACGACAACGACCCGAGGAGGTTGTGGGCGTCGATCGTGGCAGCTCTCGCCGCAGGCCCATCGGTCCCCGGTTCCAGTCGACTGCACGACCGGTGGGCCTGGCGGGTGGATGCGCAGCCGGAGTTCCTCGCGGAGCTCGTCGACGCCGTCGAGGCAGTGCCCCGACCGATCCGGTTGATCCTCGACGACGTGCACGAGCTGGTCGATCCCGAGGCCCAGCACGGCGTCCAGATCTTGACCCGGAGCCACCCGGCCGGCATGCAGCTCGTCCTCTCCAGCCGACTCGATCCCCCGCTGTCCCTTCCGCGGCTGCGCCTTGCGGGCCGGCTCCGCGAGCTGCGCGCCGCGCAGCTGCGCTTCTCACTGCCCGAGACGGCAGCGCTGCTCGAGAAGTCGGGGCTGTGCCTCGTGCCCGCGCAGGTCGCCCTCCTGCACCAGCGCACCGGGGGGTGGGCGGCCGGGCTGCGCCTGGCCGCGTTCGGTGTGGCCACGTCCACGGATCGGGACGGGTTCCTGACCCAGTTCTCCGGCGACGAACGCTCCGTCGCCGACTATCTCGTCGGTGAGGTCCTCTCCGACCTGCCCGAGGACGTGCAGGAGTTCCTGCGGGTGATCAGCATCAGCGAACTGGTTCCGACCGGGCTCGCCGCTGAGCTGTCAGGGCGGGAGGACGCCGGCAGCGTGCTCGATGGGCTCGAGCACCGGACCTCCCTGCTGTCGCCCATCGGTCGGCAGCGCGATGCCTACACCGTCCAGGAGCTCCTGCGCACACACCTGCTCGCCGATCTCCGGCGACAAGGGCTGAAGCGGGCAGCCGAGCTGCACGGCGTTGCCGCCCGCTGGTGGGCGGGGCGGCCCGAACCGGTCCAAGCCCTTGACCACGCAGCGCAGAGCCACGACTCCGAGCTGTTGGCAGACCTGCTGCACCGATTCGCCGTTCCGCTGATCCTGGCCGGGGACCACGAGCCGCTGCGGCGCGCCCTCGCGAGCGCCGGCGGGCAGGCCGTCGCCACGGATCCCTGGCTGGCTCTGACCTCGGCGGTTGCCCACCTCGAGGCCGGGGAGCTCCCTGCAGCTCGCGGGGATCTGCGCCGCGCCCGGCAGTCGTGGACGGCCGACGGCCCGGCTGAACTGGCCGTGTTGCGCGCGGTGGCCGAGCAGCTCACCGCCGGTGTCGTCGAACCGGCCGCGTCTTCGCCCTCCCCTGCCATCGGCGTCATCGACGAGCTGCCCGTCGAACCCGAGCTGGAGGCACTCGCCCGACTGAGCCGCGGCACGGCTCGACTCGAGAGGGACGACCGGGCCGGGGCACGCGAGGAGTTCGAAGCCGCGCTGCTCCTGAGCCGCAGCCACGGCTTCGACTACCTGACGATGCAGTGCCTCGCCCTCCTGGGCGCCGTTGCGGGCGCGACGGGCGACATCCAGACGATGCGGACGATGAGCATCGAGGCCGCTGCCGCCGCGGTCGAACACGGCTGGGAGTGCTCGGCGTGGTCCGGCGCCGCCACGGCGATGCTGGCCTATTCCGCGCTCCTGCGAACGGAGATCGCGGAGGCCGAGCGCCTCGCGACCGAGGGCCTCGCGGTGGGTGCGGCAACGTCGCCTCCCCAGCTGAGGTTCGCCCTGCAGGCCGTTCATGGTGCTGCGTCCTTCGACCGCGGAGACAGGGCCGGTGGGCTGGCCGAGCTGCAGCAGGCGCGCTCGGAGTTCGGCGACCTCCCGGCGGGTCCGGAGCAGGTTGCCGCGCTCGCGATGCTGGAGTTCCACGCGGCGCTGCTGCTCGGGCACTCCGCGGCGGCGCGGACAGTACTCGGTTGGTTGGCCAACCGCACCGGCGAGAATGGCGAGCTGCTGATGATGCGTGCGTGGGCCGATGCGGCGAGCAGCCGCGGCGAGCACGCGCGGTCGCTGCTCCGGCCGGTGCTGGAGGGAGCCACGACTGCGCTGCTCCCCCAGAGCCTGGTGGAAGCGTGGCTGCTGGAGACATCGCTCGCCGTCACCGCCGGAGAACGACCGGCCGCCCGCCGGGCCCTGCAGAGCGCCCTGGCCCTCGCCGAGCCGCTCGACGCCCTCCGGCCGTTCACGCACGCCGGGCCAGGCATCCGCGAGCTCCTCGTGCACCAGCACGGTAGCTTCGGTGCCTCGGACGCGTTCGCGGAGCGTGCGCTCGCCGCAGGCGTAGGTCATGGGACACGACAGGTCCTGCTGAGCGAGCGGGAGCTCACGGTGCTCGGGCTGCTCCCGTCCCTCCTGTCACTGGATGAGATCGCCGCCGACCTCACCGTCTCGGTGAACACCGTGAAGAGCCACGTGAGGTCGATCTACACCAAGCTCGGTGTGAGCAGCAGGCGACTGGCCGTGCTGTCCGCCCACGAACACGGGCTGCTCAGGAGCGTGCGGCGGGACGACGTGTCCGCACGCAGCTACAGGCCGGATTCGGCGCTGATCCGCCCGGACGCGATGGCGTCCACCAGCGACCGGTGA
- a CDS encoding DUF6069 family protein gives MSPPDRRAEPRVFVNSARLWSGGVATAVVAALVALVGVLIGNGALDLNMTVPPLLPLGGSFAVNYAITAAVLALAATGLAHLLAVTAPRPHSFFAWIVGLATVVGVVLPFAIGGTLSGSVATAVVDLVIGLCILSLISSVLSRTTRIGWGSELTG, from the coding sequence ATGAGCCCACCGGATAGGCGAGCCGAGCCGCGGGTCTTCGTCAACTCTGCCCGACTCTGGTCCGGCGGAGTGGCGACCGCGGTCGTGGCCGCGCTCGTCGCGCTGGTCGGCGTGCTGATCGGCAACGGCGCCCTGGACCTGAACATGACCGTGCCACCGCTGCTGCCGCTAGGCGGCTCGTTCGCCGTGAACTACGCGATCACCGCGGCCGTACTGGCGCTGGCCGCCACCGGGCTCGCACACCTGCTTGCGGTGACAGCGCCGCGTCCACACTCGTTCTTCGCCTGGATCGTCGGGCTCGCGACCGTGGTGGGGGTCGTGCTGCCGTTCGCCATCGGCGGCACGCTGAGCGGGAGCGTGGCGACTGCCGTCGTCGACCTCGTCATCGGTCTGTGCATCCTCAGCCTCATCTCGTCCGTCCTGTCGAGGACGACCCGGATCGGGTGGGGCAGCGAATTGACCGGCTGA
- a CDS encoding HdeD family acid-resistance protein translates to MSAHAPDETAAVRGLSQIADSPGLLLGSGALSVLIGVLVLAWPGATIVVIAWLFAVQLLVAGMLQLVSAFSAGRGPGARVLSVMLGALSILVGLLCLRSTLQTALLLGLVIGALWVVQGVAGVVNAIGSERGAERGWGIASGVLSVIGGAVVLVYPGTSLAVLTWLFGIVLVVLGAVLVMQGFAARRAYTADPEQAGANPAGSGP, encoded by the coding sequence ATGAGCGCACACGCGCCGGACGAAACAGCGGCGGTGCGGGGTCTCTCGCAGATCGCGGATTCGCCGGGCCTGCTGCTCGGCTCCGGAGCGCTGAGCGTCCTCATCGGCGTGCTCGTCCTCGCGTGGCCCGGCGCCACGATCGTGGTCATCGCGTGGCTGTTCGCGGTGCAACTGCTCGTCGCCGGCATGTTGCAGCTGGTGTCGGCCTTCTCGGCCGGCCGCGGACCCGGAGCTCGCGTGCTGTCCGTGATGCTCGGGGCGTTGTCGATCCTGGTCGGGTTGCTGTGCCTGCGGTCGACGTTGCAGACCGCGCTGCTCCTCGGGCTGGTCATCGGGGCGTTGTGGGTGGTGCAGGGCGTCGCCGGTGTCGTGAACGCCATCGGCTCGGAACGAGGGGCGGAACGCGGCTGGGGGATCGCCTCCGGCGTCCTGTCGGTGATCGGCGGTGCCGTCGTACTGGTCTATCCGGGCACGAGCCTCGCCGTTCTGACCTGGCTGTTCGGGATCGTGCTCGTGGTACTCGGCGCCGTGCTCGTCATGCAGGGCTTCGCGGCTCGACGCGCCTATACCGCTGACCCGGAGCAGGCCGGCGCGAACCCGGCGGGATCCGGCCCCTGA
- a CDS encoding helix-turn-helix domain-containing protein produces MSSAGEDPDPREVGWSASMNALGEFIRAQRQLAKLSLREMAAMTSVSNAYLSQVERGLHQPSLKVLQKIADALQLSTEQLLGQAGWATGSPTSASPSASSTEEAIRSDPRLSAEQRAALLSVYHSFVKGD; encoded by the coding sequence ATGAGCTCCGCCGGTGAGGACCCCGACCCCCGTGAGGTCGGGTGGTCGGCCTCGATGAACGCCCTTGGCGAGTTCATCCGGGCACAGCGCCAGCTCGCGAAGCTGTCGCTGCGCGAGATGGCAGCGATGACGAGCGTGTCCAACGCCTACCTGAGTCAAGTCGAGCGCGGGCTCCACCAGCCCTCGCTCAAGGTGCTGCAGAAGATCGCGGACGCGCTGCAGCTGTCCACCGAGCAGTTGCTCGGGCAGGCCGGCTGGGCCACCGGGTCACCGACCTCCGCTTCGCCGAGCGCCAGCAGCACCGAGGAGGCCATCCGGTCAGATCCGCGCCTGTCAGCGGAACAGCGGGCGGCTCTGCTGAGCGTCTACCACAGCTTCGTCAAGGGCGACTGA